CGCGCAGGCTCTGGAACGCCTCGCGGTCGAGGTAGGCGGAGTGCGGATCGAGCTCGCTGAGCATGCCGCGCATGGCGTTGCGCAGCAGGCTGGCGTCATCGACCTCCTCGACGTAGGCGCGCTTGATGCGCTCGAATACCTCGGCGAAGGTCTGGATCTCGGCCACCGGCAGCTCGTCATCGACACTCTGGGCCGATGCTGGCAGTGACAGCAGGGCCAGGGGCAGCGCCAGCAGGGTCAGCGGCAGCAGCCCGGTCAGCAGGCGCCGGGGGGAACGTGAGCGGGGAGACCTGCCCGAGTGAGGAAGCGCTGGGTGCATGCGAACTCCGCTGTTCCGAAACGGTGAGCGACCAGCATAGCCCGCCGCCGGCGTGCATGGAAAGCGACGCTCAGCGGCGGGCGATCCATGACTGGGGATCGATGGGGTCGCCGCCGCGGCGCACCTCGAAGTAGAGCGCCGGGCGTTGCTGACCGCCGCTCATGCCCACGGCTCCGATCACCTCGCCGCGTGAGACCGGGCGGCCAACCTGAGCCGTGAAGTGTTGCAGGTGGGCGTGGAGGGTCATCACCCCGTCGCCGTGGTCGATGATCAGCAGGTTGCCGAAGCCGCGCAGCCAGTCGGCGAAGACCACCCGGCCGGCATGCACGGCGCGTACCGGGCTACCTTCGCCGGCGAGGATCACGATGCCGTTGCGGTGCACCGCATCGCCGGCGCCGAAACGCGAGGCGATGTTGCCCTGGATCGGCCAGGGCAGCTCGCCGCGGGTGCGTTCGATGGCGGTGGAGGGCGGCGGTCGCTGCAGGCGGGCCAACTGCTCCTGCACCTCGCGCAGCACCTGTTCGGCGCGCTCGCGGTCCTGCTCCAGGGAGGCCAGCCGGGCCGCCTCGCCGCTGTGACGGCTGTCCAGTTCCGCGACCAGGGTGGCGCGTTCACGCATCTGCTCGGCCAGCTGGGTGCTGCGCTCGGCCAGTTCCGCGGCGAGGGCGTCGAGGCGCTCGCCGCGAGCCTCGAGCTCGAAGCGGGTCTCGGCCAGGGCCGCATCGAGGCGCGCCAGCTCGTCGAGTCGCTCGCGGCGAGCCCGGGCCAGGTGGTTGAGGTAGTGCTGGAGGCGATCCAGCCGCGCCGGATCGTCCTGGTTGAGCAGCAGCTTGAGCTGGGGCGAGCGGCCCAGGCGGTAGAGGGCGTCGAGCTGGGTATGGATGGCCTCGAGCTGGGCGGCGCGCTCGGCCTCGAGTTCGTCGCGGCGCGCCTGGAGGGTCTCCATCTCGGCACCCAGCTCGCGTCGCTCGGCCTGGAGCTCATCGAGTCGCCGGTGGGTGGCGGCCAGCGACGTCTCGATCGCCTCCAGCTGGCGCGCCGCCTCGTCGCGGGCCTCGCGGGTCGCCGATACGCGCTGGCCGGCCTCCTCGATGGCCTCACCGATGGCATCGAGACGCTCCTGCACGGCCTCTTCGCTGGGCTGGGCCGCAAGCGGCCCAGCCAGGCAGAGCATCAGCAGCAGCGTACCGAGGGAAGCGGCAGGCCTGGCCATCCGTCCGCTCAGTCGAACTCGATAAGGGCGTGGCCGCTCATCTCCTCGGGAATCGGCTGGTCCATCATCGCCAGCAGGGTCGGGGCGATGTCGCACAGGCTGCCGTCGTCGATCAGCCGCACCGAACGCTCGCCGACATGGATCAGCGGCACCTCGAAGGTGGTGTGGGCGGTCTGGGGGGCGCCGGTCTCGGGATTGACCATCTGCTCGGCGTTGCCATGGTCGGCGGTGACCAGGCAGGCCCCGCCGGCGCGCTGGATCGCCTCCACCACCCGGCCCACGCAGCCGTCGACGGTCTCGATGGCCTTGACGGCGGCGTCGAAGTCGCCGGTGTGGCCGACCATGTCGCCGTTGGCGTAGTTGCACA
The Halomonas sp. H10-9-1 DNA segment above includes these coding regions:
- a CDS encoding peptidoglycan DD-metalloendopeptidase family protein encodes the protein MARPAASLGTLLLMLCLAGPLAAQPSEEAVQERLDAIGEAIEEAGQRVSATREARDEAARQLEAIETSLAATHRRLDELQAERRELGAEMETLQARRDELEAERAAQLEAIHTQLDALYRLGRSPQLKLLLNQDDPARLDRLQHYLNHLARARRERLDELARLDAALAETRFELEARGERLDALAAELAERSTQLAEQMRERATLVAELDSRHSGEAARLASLEQDRERAEQVLREVQEQLARLQRPPPSTAIERTRGELPWPIQGNIASRFGAGDAVHRNGIVILAGEGSPVRAVHAGRVVFADWLRGFGNLLIIDHGDGVMTLHAHLQHFTAQVGRPVSRGEVIGAVGMSGGQQRPALYFEVRRGGDPIDPQSWIARR